One window of the Methanomassiliicoccales archaeon genome contains the following:
- a CDS encoding L-threonylcarbamoyladenylate synthase — MEILKCAKKVGKGFELSEAEANKVKGELQAGHLVVYPTETLYGLGANPLDETAVKRVYMAKRRPFDMPLSIAVSDMEMLERIAIMDSTSRKLAERFMPGPITLILIKKPIIPDIVTSASDEVGIRMPDQPLALRIIKAFGPITSTSANLHSKPDPVTIKNTVRDLGDAVSIYLDCGKTKLGVHSTIVTVRDGEMEIIRHGAISDKRIEAALDG, encoded by the coding sequence TTGGAGATACTGAAGTGCGCGAAGAAGGTAGGCAAGGGATTCGAACTCTCGGAAGCCGAGGCCAACAAGGTGAAGGGAGAACTGCAAGCGGGACATCTGGTGGTCTACCCGACGGAGACGCTCTACGGTCTAGGGGCCAATCCGCTGGATGAGACGGCCGTGAAACGCGTCTATATGGCCAAGAGGAGGCCGTTCGACATGCCTCTGTCCATCGCGGTCAGCGACATGGAGATGCTGGAGCGGATCGCCATCATGGATTCTACATCGCGCAAGCTGGCGGAGCGGTTCATGCCCGGGCCGATCACACTCATCCTGATCAAGAAGCCGATAATTCCCGATATCGTCACCTCCGCTTCCGATGAGGTGGGCATACGCATGCCGGACCAACCGTTGGCGCTGCGCATCATCAAGGCCTTCGGCCCAATTACCTCCACATCAGCCAATCTGCACTCCAAGCCCGATCCGGTGACGATCAAGAACACCGTCAGGGACCTGGGGGATGCGGTCAGCATCTACCTCGACTGCGGGAAGACGAAGTTGGGAGTCCACTCCACCATCGTCACCGTGCGTGATGGTGAGATGGAGATCATCCGGCACGGGGCGATATCAGATAAGCGGATTGAGGCGGCGCTCGATGGATGA
- a CDS encoding MBL fold metallo-hydrolase, with product MSVHCLPGTGIDCNVFLIDGTDPILVDTGTGENLEGMLRKVSKWVPLQSIRRVVLTHRHFDHVGGADELVRRLNAVLMAHAEDAEVLRKGDGQQTLSLMFGIPGCKLDVATLDEGTKLSTGTHEFQVLHTPGHTSGSICLFEESTGILVSGDTVFAEGVGRWDFPSGDLEALRSSITRLGRLNVKDVFPGHGPSVLGDGKRTIEEAIWYLGEC from the coding sequence ATGTCAGTCCACTGCCTACCTGGAACCGGGATCGACTGCAATGTGTTTCTCATCGACGGCACCGACCCGATATTGGTGGACACGGGCACGGGCGAGAACCTGGAGGGCATGCTTCGGAAGGTATCCAAGTGGGTGCCCCTGCAGAGCATAAGAAGGGTTGTGCTGACGCACCGTCACTTCGACCACGTGGGCGGCGCGGATGAGCTGGTCCGTCGTCTCAATGCAGTGCTGATGGCCCACGCCGAGGATGCCGAGGTGCTGCGGAAGGGGGATGGTCAGCAGACACTCTCCCTCATGTTCGGGATTCCAGGATGCAAGCTGGACGTGGCTACGTTGGATGAGGGTACCAAGTTGAGCACGGGAACGCACGAGTTCCAGGTGCTTCACACCCCCGGCCACACTTCCGGAAGCATCTGCCTCTTTGAAGAGAGCACGGGCATCCTCGTCTCGGGTGACACGGTCTTCGCTGAAGGTGTGGGCCGTTGGGATTTTCCTTCGGGCGATCTTGAGGCATTGAGGTCATCAATAACAAGGCTCGGCCGATTGAACGTCAAGGATGTGTTTCCGGGTCATGGTCCAAGCGTCCTGGGTGATGGCAAGCGGACCATCGAAGAGGCCATCTGGTATCTAGGAGAGTGCTGA
- the map gene encoding type II methionyl aminopeptidase, whose translation MDEEVLTCLRKAGAISREARMHGASLIREGVKLAVVADEVEAIILRRGARPAFPVNIGINDVAAHYTPSTDDMTVFEKGQVVKLDVGAHVDGYIGDTAVTVEVGTKNWTPLIEASSNALRVAVQMVANDVSVSTVGGGVERTIRAAGFKPVVNLTGHGMKRYNLHAGLTVPNVDDKSPQRIKDEMVLAIEPFATNGAGQIFSDRPGNIYRVLRDKPMRDSKANELFQRIKVEFGTLPFCERWCTAIDPQAPAHLKTLVRHGHISSYAILREVREGVVSQTEHTVIVLPTGVEVTT comes from the coding sequence ATGGATGAGGAAGTCCTGACCTGCCTGCGAAAGGCCGGCGCGATCTCGCGCGAGGCGCGCATGCACGGTGCCTCGCTCATCCGCGAAGGGGTGAAGCTCGCCGTAGTGGCCGATGAAGTGGAGGCCATCATCCTAAGGCGGGGAGCGAGACCGGCTTTCCCCGTGAACATCGGCATCAACGATGTCGCGGCGCACTACACCCCCTCTACGGATGACATGACAGTGTTCGAGAAGGGGCAGGTGGTGAAGCTGGACGTAGGAGCGCACGTCGACGGATACATCGGCGATACGGCTGTCACGGTGGAGGTGGGAACGAAGAACTGGACACCTCTTATCGAAGCCTCATCGAACGCCCTCAGGGTGGCGGTGCAGATGGTGGCGAACGATGTCTCCGTGAGCACCGTCGGCGGAGGAGTGGAACGTACCATACGCGCCGCCGGGTTCAAGCCGGTGGTCAATCTGACCGGGCACGGAATGAAACGCTACAACCTGCATGCTGGACTGACCGTTCCCAACGTGGACGACAAATCACCCCAACGCATCAAGGACGAAATGGTCCTGGCCATCGAGCCATTCGCCACCAACGGTGCTGGACAGATATTCAGCGACCGCCCAGGGAACATCTATCGGGTCCTAAGGGACAAACCCATGCGGGATTCCAAGGCCAATGAGCTCTTCCAGCGCATCAAGGTGGAGTTCGGGACCCTGCCCTTCTGCGAAAGATGGTGCACGGCCATTGACCCTCAGGCCCCAGCACATCTGAAGACCCTGGTCCGGCATGGGCACATCTCCAGCTACGCCATTCTGCGCGAGGTGCGCGAGGGCGTGGTGAGCCAGACCGAGCACACCGTCATAGTATTGCCCACCGGCGTGGAAGTCACCACCTGA